One Clostridium sp. CM027 genomic window carries:
- a CDS encoding dicarboxylate/amino acid:cation symporter — protein sequence MKKTVKKKKIGLLPRLIIAIILGIILGKILPGTGIRIFATFNGLFGQFLGFAIPLIIIGFIVPGIGDLGSGAGKILALTAGIAYASTIIAGSIAYFANITILPMFLKPGALGANFGSSESGLAKAFIEFKILPLMDVMTALVLAFTIGIGIAAIKSTAIKSVMKEFQEIISKLISGIIIPLLPIYIMGTFANMTYAGQVESILKVFSKVFILVILLHIIVIVLQYVVAGSISGANPFRLIKKMIPAYLTAIGTQSSAATIPVTLAQTKKNGVSDGVADFVIPLCATIHLSGSTITLVSCSLAIMMLNGMNYGFGTFFGFILALGVTMVAAPGVPGGAVMASLGLLQSMLGFNETLTSLMIALYVAQDSFGTACNITGDGAIAVIINKISGHKLETPKEKDAIA from the coding sequence ATGAAAAAAACAGTAAAAAAGAAAAAAATAGGATTACTTCCTAGACTTATTATCGCTATCATATTAGGTATCATTTTAGGAAAAATACTTCCAGGAACAGGGATTAGGATTTTTGCAACATTCAATGGACTATTCGGTCAATTTTTAGGTTTTGCTATACCGCTTATAATTATAGGATTTATAGTACCTGGTATAGGTGATCTTGGTAGTGGGGCTGGTAAAATTCTAGCTTTAACTGCAGGAATAGCGTATGCATCTACTATAATTGCCGGATCAATAGCATACTTTGCAAATATTACTATTCTTCCAATGTTTTTAAAACCTGGAGCACTAGGCGCAAATTTTGGTAGTAGTGAGAGTGGGCTTGCTAAAGCATTTATTGAATTTAAAATACTACCTTTAATGGATGTAATGACTGCTTTAGTTCTTGCATTTACAATAGGTATAGGAATTGCTGCAATAAAATCTACTGCCATAAAGAGTGTTATGAAGGAATTCCAAGAAATTATAAGTAAACTGATTTCTGGAATAATAATTCCACTACTACCTATATACATTATGGGTACTTTCGCAAATATGACTTATGCTGGTCAAGTTGAATCTATATTAAAGGTATTCTCAAAAGTATTCATTTTAGTTATTTTACTTCACATTATAGTAATTGTTCTTCAATATGTAGTTGCTGGAAGCATATCAGGTGCTAATCCATTCAGATTAATTAAGAAAATGATTCCTGCATATTTAACAGCTATAGGAACTCAATCATCTGCAGCAACTATTCCTGTTACTCTTGCTCAAACTAAAAAAAATGGGGTAAGTGATGGAGTAGCTGATTTTGTAATACCACTTTGTGCAACTATACATCTTTCAGGTAGCACAATAACTTTGGTAAGTTGTTCTCTTGCAATAATGATGTTAAATGGTATGAATTATGGTTTTGGAACTTTCTTTGGATTTATTTTAGCATTAGGAGTTACAATGGTAGCGGCTCCCGGAGTTCCTGGCGGAGCGGTTATGGCATCACTTGGACTTCTTCAAAGTATGCTCGGATTCAATGAAACATTGACATCGCTTATGATAGCTCTATATGTAGCCCAAGATAGTTTTGGTACTGCTTGCAACATAACTGGAGATGGAGCAATTGCTGTTATAATAAATAAAATCTCAGGACATAAACTTGAAACTCCAAAAGAAAAAGATGCTATTGCTTAG
- a CDS encoding DUF4041 domain-containing protein, translating to MAILTSIKDALNAKQYKSEVEKLIEENKNLKYIKLTPTQMGMSQILSKTKELEAELEGYDNIIKTKAKDIQELKTEYNDQAVYQSREFEQKSNEYDDLIKLKCKELEDKSAEYDCIIENKSKEYDDLIQLKGKELEDKSTEYDGLIENKSKEYDNLIQLKDKELEDKSTEYDDFIEMKSKEYEDMFKLKANEIEQKSNEYEVLIETKTKFIEELNAEYNDIKTCVDSLKSQIINLDDDILMQSFGVYKSEYNLMNSEKCSTMLQDIREKQIEMIKSKEAIEFKQWIVNGSIKEGNQLVGDMTEDMIKLVLRIFNDECDSIIEKVKFSNIEMIENRIKKFFEDLNKLGNITQVKIAPKYLDTKLEELYLSYEYKLKKQEEK from the coding sequence ATGGCAATACTTACGTCTATTAAAGATGCTTTAAATGCGAAGCAATATAAATCTGAGGTTGAAAAACTAATCGAGGAAAATAAAAATTTGAAATATATAAAATTAACTCCAACTCAAATGGGAATGAGTCAAATTTTATCTAAAACTAAAGAACTTGAAGCAGAGCTCGAAGGATATGATAATATAATTAAAACAAAAGCAAAAGACATACAAGAACTTAAAACAGAATATAATGATCAAGCTGTGTATCAGTCTAGAGAGTTTGAACAAAAATCGAATGAATATGATGATTTAATTAAGCTGAAATGTAAAGAGCTTGAAGATAAATCAGCAGAATACGATTGCATAATTGAAAACAAGAGTAAAGAATATGATGATCTAATTCAGCTAAAAGGTAAAGAACTTGAAGACAAATCAACAGAATACGATGGATTAATTGAAAACAAAAGTAAAGAGTATGATAATTTAATCCAGTTAAAAGATAAAGAACTTGAAGATAAATCAACAGAGTATGATGACTTTATTGAAATGAAAAGCAAAGAATATGAGGATATGTTCAAACTAAAAGCTAATGAAATTGAACAGAAATCAAATGAATATGAAGTTTTAATTGAAACTAAAACAAAATTCATTGAGGAACTTAATGCAGAATATAACGATATAAAAACATGTGTGGATAGCTTAAAGTCTCAAATAATAAATTTAGATGATGATATTTTAATGCAAAGTTTTGGAGTTTATAAATCTGAATATAATTTAATGAATTCAGAAAAATGTTCTACAATGCTTCAGGATATAAGAGAAAAGCAAATTGAGATGATAAAATCAAAGGAAGCTATAGAATTTAAGCAGTGGATTGTTAATGGAAGTATAAAAGAAGGCAATCAACTAGTTGGAGATATGACAGAGGATATGATTAAATTAGTCCTTAGGATTTTTAATGATGAGTGTGATTCTATAATTGAAAAGGTTAAATTTAGTAATATAGAAATGATAGAAAATAGAATCAAAAAATTCTTTGAGGATTTAAATAAGCTTGGGAATATAACACAAGTTAAAATAGCTCCTAAATATTTGGATACTAAACTAGAAGAACTTTATCTTTCTTATGAATATAAACTTAAAAAACAGGAAGAAAAGTAA
- a CDS encoding pyruvate carboxylase: MKKFKRVLVANRGEIAIRIFRACNELGIRTVAIYSNEDKYSLFKTKADEAYLIGKSRSPVEAYLNIEEIISIALKKGVDAIHPGYGFLSENPEFAKKCAKAGIEFIGPTAEMMDKLGDKIKCKIVAKSLGVPTIPGYEKEIETVDIAKKLAGECGYPIMLKAVAGGGGRGMRIVRNEGELASAYRSAKSEAKKAFGIDHLFIEKYFEKSKHIEVQVLGDKFGNIVHLFERDCSIQRRHQKVVEYSPAFSISEEKRNEICNDALKIAKSVNYRSAGTLEFLVDTYGNHYFIEMNPRIQVEHTVTEMVTGIDIVQSQILIAEDYALNSSKIGISSQEDVVLRGYSIQCRITTEDPSNNFAPDTGKIEEYRTGSGFGIRLDGGNGFAGAVISPYYDSLLVKNISWSRTFQDAIRKSIRAVEETRITGVKTNIGFLINVLNHPTFLKGECNTSFIEESPELISIAPKEDEEGRVLKFIGDKMVNEVSGIKKLYDVPVVPKIIMPNKLSGTKQILDMQGTEGLLNWIKNQNKLLLTDTTMRDAHQSLMATRMRTKDMLKIASATSVYGGDLFSLEMWGGATFDVAYRFLNESPWERLTQLRSKIPNVLFQMLLRGANAVGYKNYPDNVIREFIKESADTGIDVFRIFDSLNWLKGMEVSIDEVIKSGKVAEACICYTGDILNDKKDKYNLDYYIKLAKEIEKTGAHILGIKDMSALLKPHAAFKLINALKQEVGMPIHLHTHDTTGNGVATVLMAAQAGVDIVDTAFNSMSGLTSQPALNSVVAALKNTDRDTGIEPKGIQEISDYWDAVRPVYDQFKSDLNSGSAEIYRYEIPGGQYSNLKPQVESFGLSHKFNEIKELYKEVNEMVGDIVKVTPSSKMVGDFAIFMLQNDLTPENIYEKATNMSFPDSVVAYFKGMMGQPMGGFPEKLQILVLKGEKPITCRPGELLPDEDFSKIEKHLIEKFNIAPNKKDVLSYSLYPEVFDGYIKYVKEFGDLSRIGSDVYFHGLNEGETCEVEIAEGKTYMIKLLHIGRLDLEGNKVLVFEVDGNRREIKIKDRNNKALQDFQGPEMADSSNPLEIGAPIPGTILAILVAEGDTITENQPLMTVEAMKMETRVSASVTGVVESINVIEGQQVKAGELLINLK, from the coding sequence GTGAAAAAATTTAAACGAGTACTAGTAGCAAACAGAGGCGAAATTGCTATAAGAATTTTTAGAGCTTGTAATGAACTTGGGATTCGTACGGTGGCGATTTATTCCAATGAAGATAAGTATTCACTTTTTAAAACTAAGGCAGACGAAGCTTATTTAATTGGAAAAAGCAGAAGTCCTGTTGAGGCATATCTAAATATTGAGGAGATAATCAGTATTGCGCTTAAAAAAGGTGTAGATGCAATTCATCCAGGGTATGGATTCTTATCAGAGAACCCTGAATTCGCGAAAAAATGTGCAAAAGCAGGTATTGAATTTATCGGGCCTACAGCTGAAATGATGGATAAACTTGGAGATAAGATTAAATGCAAAATTGTGGCAAAATCATTAGGAGTTCCTACGATACCTGGTTATGAAAAAGAAATTGAAACAGTAGACATTGCAAAGAAACTCGCAGGGGAATGTGGATATCCTATTATGTTAAAGGCAGTTGCTGGCGGCGGCGGACGAGGCATGAGAATTGTAAGAAATGAAGGCGAATTAGCCTCTGCTTATAGAAGTGCTAAAAGTGAAGCAAAGAAAGCGTTCGGTATCGACCATTTATTTATAGAAAAATATTTTGAAAAGTCTAAACATATAGAAGTACAGGTTCTTGGAGACAAGTTTGGTAATATTGTTCATTTATTTGAAAGAGATTGCTCTATTCAAAGAAGACATCAAAAGGTAGTAGAGTACAGTCCTGCTTTTTCAATATCAGAAGAAAAAAGAAATGAAATCTGCAATGATGCATTAAAAATAGCTAAATCAGTAAATTATAGAAGTGCTGGAACTTTGGAGTTCTTAGTAGATACTTATGGGAATCATTATTTTATAGAAATGAACCCTAGAATTCAAGTTGAACACACCGTTACAGAAATGGTAACAGGTATTGATATAGTTCAAAGCCAAATACTTATAGCAGAAGATTATGCTTTAAATTCCTCTAAAATAGGAATTTCGTCTCAAGAAGATGTTGTGCTTCGAGGATATTCTATTCAGTGCAGGATAACAACAGAGGATCCTTCTAATAATTTTGCACCGGATACTGGAAAAATAGAAGAATATAGAACAGGTTCTGGCTTTGGAATAAGGCTTGATGGCGGTAATGGTTTTGCAGGGGCGGTAATTAGCCCTTACTACGATAGCCTTTTGGTAAAAAATATATCATGGTCTAGAACTTTTCAAGATGCTATAAGAAAATCTATAAGAGCTGTTGAGGAAACTAGAATTACAGGAGTAAAGACTAATATAGGTTTTCTAATTAATGTATTAAATCATCCTACTTTTTTGAAGGGCGAATGTAATACAAGTTTTATTGAAGAAAGTCCAGAATTAATATCCATTGCACCTAAGGAAGATGAGGAAGGCAGAGTGTTAAAATTCATTGGAGACAAAATGGTAAATGAAGTAAGTGGAATTAAAAAGCTTTATGATGTGCCGGTAGTTCCTAAAATTATAATGCCAAATAAACTTAGTGGGACAAAACAGATTTTAGATATGCAGGGTACGGAAGGTCTTTTAAACTGGATTAAAAATCAAAATAAATTACTGTTAACAGACACCACAATGAGAGATGCTCATCAATCTTTAATGGCAACTAGAATGCGAACGAAGGATATGTTAAAAATAGCAAGTGCTACCTCTGTTTATGGAGGAGATTTGTTTTCCCTTGAGATGTGGGGAGGAGCTACTTTTGATGTAGCATACCGCTTTTTAAACGAATCGCCCTGGGAAAGATTAACACAGCTACGATCGAAAATTCCTAATGTGCTTTTCCAGATGCTACTACGTGGAGCAAATGCAGTAGGCTATAAAAATTATCCTGATAATGTAATCCGTGAATTTATTAAAGAATCTGCAGATACAGGCATTGATGTTTTCAGAATTTTTGATTCTCTAAACTGGTTAAAAGGAATGGAAGTTTCAATAGATGAAGTTATTAAAAGTGGTAAAGTTGCAGAAGCTTGTATTTGTTACACAGGAGACATCTTAAATGATAAAAAAGATAAATATAATTTGGATTATTATATTAAGCTAGCAAAGGAAATTGAGAAAACAGGAGCTCATATTTTAGGAATAAAAGATATGTCAGCACTGCTTAAACCTCATGCTGCGTTTAAGTTAATAAATGCACTAAAGCAAGAAGTAGGAATGCCTATTCATCTTCATACCCATGATACTACAGGAAATGGAGTTGCTACAGTTTTGATGGCGGCTCAAGCAGGCGTTGACATTGTAGATACTGCTTTTAACAGTATGTCAGGGCTTACAAGTCAACCAGCTTTAAATTCAGTTGTTGCAGCACTTAAGAATACTGACAGGGATACTGGGATAGAACCCAAAGGAATTCAGGAAATTTCAGATTATTGGGATGCAGTAAGACCAGTTTATGACCAATTTAAATCAGATTTGAATTCTGGTTCCGCTGAAATTTATAGATATGAAATTCCAGGAGGCCAATACTCTAATCTCAAACCACAAGTAGAAAGTTTCGGACTTTCACATAAATTTAATGAAATTAAAGAACTGTATAAAGAAGTAAATGAAATGGTAGGGGATATTGTAAAGGTAACTCCATCCTCTAAGATGGTTGGAGACTTTGCAATATTTATGCTTCAAAATGACCTTACACCAGAAAATATATACGAAAAAGCTACTAATATGTCTTTCCCAGATTCCGTTGTAGCATACTTTAAAGGCATGATGGGTCAACCAATGGGAGGATTTCCAGAAAAACTTCAGATATTAGTTTTAAAGGGTGAGAAGCCAATTACATGTAGACCGGGTGAATTACTCCCTGATGAGGATTTTAGCAAGATAGAGAAACACCTAATAGAGAAATTTAATATTGCTCCAAATAAAAAAGACGTACTTAGCTATTCATTATACCCTGAGGTATTCGATGGCTATATAAAATATGTTAAGGAGTTTGGAGATTTAAGTAGAATCGGAAGCGATGTATATTTCCACGGGCTCAATGAGGGTGAAACCTGCGAAGTCGAAATTGCTGAAGGAAAAACCTATATGATAAAGTTGCTTCACATTGGTAGATTGGATTTAGAGGGTAACAAAGTTCTTGTTTTCGAGGTGGATGGAAATAGACGCGAAATAAAAATAAAAGATAGAAACAATAAAGCGTTGCAAGATTTCCAAGGACCAGAAATGGCAGATTCATCAAATCCTTTAGAAATCGGAGCACCTATACCAGGAACTATTTTAGCCATTCTTGTAGCAGAAGGAGATACAATAACTGAAAATCAACCATTGATGACAGTGGAGGCTATGAAAATGGAGACAAGGGTAAGCGCCAGTGTAACAGGAGTGGTTGAGTCAATTAATGTTATTGAAGGACAACAGGTAAAGGCTGGAGAACTTTTAATAAATTTAAAATAG
- a CDS encoding carbohydrate ABC transporter permease, producing the protein MDSKKSLAQKKRVINSVKIKNIEPYLYIMPGLVIMFVFIGYPIAKGIETSFYHYRLNDPNIYFNGLENYKAILAEKDFWKILKNSFWWVAGSISFQFTFGLILALLLNRRFKFRSLYQALVLAPWAVPGFLIGLIWKWLLNGQYGVINDILIKLHLIKEPISFLAQLNTALPSTIVANIWYGIPFFAIMILAALQSIPLTLYESAEIDGAGKVAKFFKITLPYIKPTIITTLLLRVIWIFSFADIIYIMTNGGPLNSSNNLASYIIFKAYKVLDFGQASAISVIFLVILLIYTVLYLAITKFDKAGDF; encoded by the coding sequence TTGGACAGTAAAAAATCATTAGCACAAAAAAAACGGGTTATAAACAGTGTTAAGATAAAGAATATTGAGCCTTATTTATATATAATGCCGGGATTAGTAATAATGTTTGTTTTTATTGGGTATCCAATTGCAAAGGGGATAGAAACCTCCTTCTATCATTATAGGCTAAATGATCCAAATATTTACTTTAATGGTCTTGAAAATTACAAAGCAATACTTGCAGAAAAAGATTTTTGGAAGATTTTAAAAAATTCATTCTGGTGGGTTGCAGGTTCAATAAGTTTCCAGTTTACATTTGGGTTAATTTTGGCGCTGCTACTAAATAGAAGATTTAAATTTAGGAGCTTATATCAAGCCTTAGTTCTTGCGCCTTGGGCAGTACCTGGCTTTTTAATAGGGCTTATATGGAAATGGCTACTTAATGGGCAATATGGAGTTATAAATGATATACTTATTAAATTGCATTTAATAAAAGAGCCTATTTCATTCTTGGCACAATTAAATACTGCACTTCCAAGCACAATAGTGGCAAATATTTGGTATGGTATACCGTTTTTCGCCATAATGATTTTGGCTGCACTTCAGTCGATACCGTTAACTTTATATGAATCTGCAGAAATAGATGGTGCAGGAAAAGTAGCAAAATTTTTCAAAATAACTTTGCCATACATAAAACCCACTATCATTACAACTTTGCTGCTTAGAGTCATATGGATATTTAGTTTTGCAGATATTATATATATAATGACAAATGGTGGGCCTTTGAATTCATCAAATAATTTGGCTTCTTATATTATTTTTAAAGCATATAAAGTCCTTGATTTTGGGCAGGCGTCAGCTATAAGTGTCATATTTTTAGTAATACTACTCATATATACTGTACTTTATCTAGCAATTACGAAATTTGATAAAGCGGGTGATTTTTAA
- a CDS encoding carbohydrate ABC transporter permease, whose product MNKENKLSRALTYFLMVAFFIFMTFPIIWIFITSVKSVKEIVTIPITYFPKHFTLKNYESILKTTNFPVYFKNSVIVGTTASIGTLIISLFAGYSLARFKFAGKKLTLFLFLATQMVPVAAIIVPIFMLFSKLGLINNLLGLIIIYIVLNIPFCTMMIRGFFEKIPYTLEEAAMIDGCSRIQALIKIILPVMKPGIIATFVFAFMGAWNELFFNTLFISREGLKTLPTGINAFIGKYDIDWGMMTAGSVIALIPIFIMFGVIQKYLVGGLTDGAVKG is encoded by the coding sequence ATGAACAAGGAAAATAAATTAAGCAGAGCATTGACATACTTTTTAATGGTAGCATTCTTTATTTTTATGACTTTCCCTATCATCTGGATATTTATTACATCAGTAAAGTCAGTTAAGGAGATAGTGACCATACCTATAACATACTTTCCAAAACACTTTACTTTAAAAAATTATGAAAGTATATTAAAAACTACAAACTTTCCAGTATACTTTAAAAATAGTGTGATTGTAGGTACTACTGCATCAATAGGGACTTTGATTATATCACTATTTGCAGGATATTCTCTGGCAAGGTTTAAATTTGCAGGTAAAAAACTTACCCTCTTTCTATTCCTTGCAACTCAGATGGTTCCTGTGGCAGCGATTATAGTGCCTATATTTATGCTTTTTTCAAAATTAGGCCTTATAAATAATTTGCTGGGGCTAATAATAATTTATATAGTTTTGAACATCCCTTTTTGCACTATGATGATAAGGGGATTTTTCGAAAAAATACCTTATACTTTGGAAGAAGCTGCAATGATTGATGGATGTTCAAGAATACAAGCATTGATAAAAATAATACTTCCTGTAATGAAACCAGGTATTATTGCAACTTTTGTTTTTGCTTTTATGGGAGCATGGAATGAATTATTCTTCAACACTCTGTTTATAAGCCGTGAAGGCCTTAAAACTCTGCCAACAGGGATTAATGCTTTTATCGGGAAATATGATATAGACTGGGGAATGATGACAGCAGGTTCTGTTATTGCTTTAATACCTATATTCATTATGTTTGGTGTTATCCAAAAATATCTGGTAGGGGGTCTTACTGACGGTGCTGTCAAAGGATAA
- a CDS encoding sugar ABC transporter substrate-binding protein encodes MKKLSITLAFVMIASMSFIGCSKSTEPKVTTIQFMETLTSPERTKFVKELISDFELKNKDVKVELISEPWEQAHDKIITMSAANQLPDVMEMAANWASEIGATGKLEDLGPYYNKWDKKDTLTEKSLKLGKAYKDTLYVVPHSLYFQAMYYRNDWLKAAGVDVPKTTEDFFNTAEKITDKSKNRYGYSFRGGAGSWTLMSNFIMTNGGFTNYFDENGKCVFRKPESVETFKKFTDMYLKAAPKDALNWGYAETVDAFTSSNTALIIQDSEVIKSCETKMDKGTFETGLCPVGPDGKRYLQGGYIGFSMPSASYKKEASWKFISYMISPEVNLKWGVKNSVIPATKVPNDSAEFKKGYISAYTNTLEDSNTVLFSAPEYLPEWGEFTGKIAGQELQSYLLKKQTAEKTMNNISTYLENANAKYNKK; translated from the coding sequence ATGAAAAAGTTATCAATAACCTTAGCGTTTGTTATGATTGCTTCCATGTCTTTTATCGGATGCAGTAAATCTACTGAGCCAAAAGTAACAACTATTCAGTTTATGGAGACTCTAACCAGTCCTGAGAGGACTAAATTTGTAAAAGAGCTTATATCTGATTTTGAATTAAAGAATAAAGATGTAAAAGTGGAACTAATCTCTGAGCCATGGGAACAAGCCCATGATAAAATCATTACAATGTCAGCTGCAAATCAACTGCCAGATGTAATGGAAATGGCTGCAAATTGGGCTTCTGAAATCGGTGCAACCGGAAAGCTTGAAGATTTAGGGCCATATTATAATAAATGGGACAAAAAGGATACATTGACAGAGAAAAGCCTTAAGCTTGGTAAAGCATACAAAGACACATTGTATGTCGTTCCTCATAGTTTATATTTCCAGGCAATGTATTATAGGAACGATTGGTTAAAAGCAGCAGGTGTTGATGTTCCAAAAACAACAGAGGATTTCTTTAATACTGCAGAAAAAATCACGGATAAATCAAAAAACAGGTATGGATATTCATTCAGAGGAGGAGCGGGAAGCTGGACCCTTATGTCGAACTTCATTATGACTAATGGAGGATTTACAAATTACTTTGATGAAAATGGTAAATGTGTGTTTAGAAAACCTGAATCCGTTGAAACATTTAAGAAATTCACTGATATGTATCTAAAGGCTGCTCCAAAGGATGCTCTTAACTGGGGATATGCGGAAACAGTTGATGCATTCACATCAAGTAATACAGCCCTAATCATACAGGACTCTGAAGTAATAAAATCATGTGAAACAAAAATGGACAAAGGAACATTTGAAACAGGATTATGTCCTGTAGGTCCTGATGGCAAGAGATATTTACAAGGAGGATACATTGGGTTCTCAATGCCATCTGCTTCATATAAGAAAGAAGCTTCTTGGAAATTCATTTCTTATATGATTAGCCCTGAAGTTAACCTTAAATGGGGTGTTAAAAACTCTGTAATTCCTGCAACAAAAGTACCTAATGATAGCGCTGAGTTTAAAAAAGGTTATATTTCTGCATATACAAATACTTTAGAAGATTCCAATACAGTATTGTTCAGCGCTCCTGAATATTTGCCAGAATGGGGAGAATTTACAGGGAAGATTGCTGGGCAAGAACTTCAGTCATATCTCTTGAAAAAGCAAACTGCAGAAAAAACTATGAATAATATATCTACGTATTTAGAAAATGCAAATGCAAAATACAATAAAAAATAG
- a CDS encoding ABC-ATPase domain-containing protein: protein MKSLELLKKELARIDGKSYRLYKELEGEYDFGGFALCIDHVQGDPFASPSRIRVIVNQRVAKFPKDTFDNKIKNIAVADYLTREFYSNINKCCVKVFGSGKSGLIAISKCPQEILNRTSIIIDEDKIEARFYVGFPARGRSVLSRELEKILYNVIPNIVERTLMYKNINSEKLISRVNLVEDQEHIRRSLASRGLVAFVANGSMLPRESGISTKALKAGMVFASPKELEVEFNTKSRGKICGMGIKKGITLIVGGGYHGKSTLLKAIELGVYNHIEGDGREFVITDESALKVRAEDSRCVTKTDISLFISNLPNGKDTVEFSTQNASGSTSQAASIIEGIESSAKVFLIDEDTSATNFMMRDDLMQKLVCTEKEPITPFIEIVGSLYNQKGISTIMVVGSSGDFFDVADSVVQLDNYEAKDVTKKAKKLSSGHITKRINERNLKIDISFNRVVKAGTISQGERGVKIKTMGLNILCINRDDIDLRAVEQIVDSEQVNAIGTIMKWAEVNIMNKGLRFESMVDDIICKIKKNGLISMDKLKGGSGDLAMPRKQEIMAVYNRYRNLKI, encoded by the coding sequence ATGAAAAGTTTGGAGTTGTTAAAAAAAGAACTAGCTAGAATTGATGGGAAAAGTTATAGGTTGTACAAGGAGTTAGAGGGAGAGTATGATTTTGGGGGTTTTGCACTTTGCATAGATCATGTTCAAGGTGATCCTTTTGCATCACCATCAAGAATTAGGGTAATAGTAAATCAGAGGGTTGCTAAATTTCCAAAGGATACTTTTGATAATAAAATAAAAAATATTGCAGTAGCTGATTATTTAACAAGAGAATTTTATTCTAATATAAATAAGTGCTGCGTAAAAGTTTTTGGATCTGGGAAGAGTGGATTAATAGCTATAAGCAAATGTCCACAAGAGATACTAAATAGAACTTCAATAATTATAGATGAGGATAAAATAGAAGCAAGGTTTTATGTTGGATTTCCAGCGAGGGGAAGAAGCGTTTTATCAAGAGAGCTTGAGAAAATTTTGTATAATGTTATACCAAATATTGTAGAGAGGACTTTAATGTATAAAAATATTAATAGTGAAAAATTAATAAGCAGAGTAAATTTAGTAGAAGATCAAGAGCATATAAGAAGGTCGCTTGCAAGTAGAGGGCTAGTTGCATTTGTAGCCAATGGATCAATGCTGCCGAGAGAAAGTGGAATATCTACAAAAGCATTAAAAGCTGGCATGGTATTTGCCTCACCAAAGGAATTAGAAGTAGAGTTTAATACAAAGAGCCGTGGCAAAATTTGCGGAATGGGAATAAAAAAAGGTATAACGCTTATAGTAGGTGGAGGATATCATGGTAAATCAACATTATTAAAAGCAATAGAGCTTGGAGTTTATAATCATATTGAAGGTGATGGTAGAGAGTTTGTTATAACAGATGAATCAGCTTTAAAAGTAAGGGCAGAAGATAGTAGATGCGTCACTAAAACGGATATATCACTATTTATTAGTAACTTACCTAACGGGAAAGACACTGTAGAATTCTCTACGCAGAACGCAAGTGGGAGTACATCACAAGCGGCGAGTATTATTGAGGGGATAGAAAGCAGCGCTAAGGTATTTTTAATAGATGAAGATACTTCAGCTACTAATTTCATGATGAGAGATGATTTAATGCAAAAATTAGTTTGCACAGAAAAGGAACCAATCACACCGTTTATTGAAATAGTGGGATCTTTATATAACCAGAAAGGTATTTCAACAATAATGGTAGTAGGAAGCTCTGGAGATTTTTTTGATGTAGCGGATTCTGTAGTGCAGCTTGATAATTATGAGGCCAAGGACGTCACAAAAAAGGCTAAAAAACTAAGTAGTGGTCATATTACAAAAAGAATTAACGAAAGAAATTTAAAAATAGATATCTCATTTAACAGAGTAGTTAAAGCCGGAACTATTTCACAAGGAGAAAGGGGAGTTAAAATCAAAACAATGGGGCTCAATATATTGTGTATAAACAGAGATGACATAGATTTAAGAGCTGTAGAGCAAATAGTTGATAGTGAACAAGTAAATGCTATAGGCACAATTATGAAATGGGCAGAGGTAAATATTATGAATAAGGGCTTAAGATTTGAAAGTATGGTTGATGATATAATTTGTAAAATAAAGAAAAATGGGTTAATATCCATGGATAAATTAAAAGGTGGAAGTGGAGATTTAGCCATGCCGCGAAAGCAAGAAATAATGGCAGTATATAATAGGTACAGAAACCTAAAAATATAA